In a single window of the Methanofollis ethanolicus genome:
- a CDS encoding amylo-alpha-1,6-glucosidase, which translates to MIAFSAGLQDRAFARTKEYLLVADGAYASSSLAGNTRKYHGLLVRDGRVLLSGLDEYLNGTALTPAAYAGRNDDRGLSALAAVSLSPEPVFVYHAGGAVLRKTLSFDGALSVRYDLVGEGTLRIAPLVACRGVHEVRTTCDGLLAASLPDGVQVGTLAVRSDLPFTPAPAVYRDVLYEVDRERGYAHKEDLFCPGVFEGEGENRTFWLTADAGGGWSPPKKSGDWLSRAADTFLAGDGILAGYHWFAEEWGRDTFVSLPGLLLSRGEYARARRIFTRWAGLIRGGLLPNRPPDDYSSSDAALWFVLALARYAAATGDTSFVRSMRPAVTAVLDGYQDSAVTHLDGALISVAPRSTWMDTPFTPRGGKPVEVNALWVSALRFAESLGIDGPVTAREAGEAFGSFWNGERGCFFDLIDPPDPAVRPNQVVALALGIPPADRATRALAVVRSELLTPFGLRTLSPREAGYAGRFTGDAAYHNGTVWPWLLGFFIDALRAYEPGVDPGPLILPLRAHLADAGLGTVSECFDGDPPHRPGGCIAQAWSVAEVLRGSAP; encoded by the coding sequence GTGATCGCCTTCTCCGCCGGCCTTCAGGACCGGGCGTTCGCCCGGACAAAGGAGTACCTCCTTGTCGCGGACGGCGCCTATGCTTCCTCCTCCCTCGCCGGGAACACCCGGAAGTATCATGGTCTCCTTGTCAGGGACGGCCGCGTCCTCCTCTCCGGCCTCGACGAGTACCTGAACGGCACCGCCCTCACCCCGGCGGCGTATGCGGGCAGGAACGACGACCGCGGGCTTTCCGCCCTCGCCGCCGTCTCCCTCTCGCCGGAACCCGTCTTCGTCTACCATGCCGGGGGTGCGGTCCTGCGGAAGACGCTCTCCTTCGACGGCGCTCTCTCGGTCAGGTACGACCTCGTCGGCGAGGGGACACTCAGGATCGCGCCCCTCGTCGCCTGCCGCGGCGTCCATGAGGTGAGGACAACCTGCGACGGCCTTCTGGCCGCATCCCTCCCCGACGGCGTGCAGGTCGGTACCCTCGCGGTCAGGTCTGACCTCCCCTTCACCCCGGCCCCGGCCGTCTACCGCGACGTCCTCTACGAGGTGGACAGAGAGCGGGGCTATGCCCACAAGGAGGACCTCTTCTGCCCCGGCGTCTTCGAGGGAGAGGGCGAGAACCGGACATTCTGGCTGACTGCCGACGCGGGCGGAGGATGGTCTCCCCCAAAAAAGTCGGGTGACTGGCTCTCCCGCGCCGCCGACACCTTCCTTGCCGGCGACGGCATCCTCGCGGGCTACCACTGGTTCGCGGAGGAGTGGGGGCGGGACACCTTCGTCTCCCTGCCCGGCCTCCTCCTCTCCCGCGGGGAGTACGCCCGTGCCCGCCGCATCTTCACCCGCTGGGCCGGGTTGATCCGGGGAGGCCTCCTCCCGAACAGACCTCCCGACGATTATTCGTCGTCCGACGCTGCCCTCTGGTTCGTCCTCGCGCTGGCGCGGTATGCGGCCGCAACGGGCGACACCTCCTTCGTCCGCTCCATGCGCCCCGCGGTTACGGCCGTCCTCGACGGCTATCAGGACAGCGCGGTGACGCACCTCGACGGCGCCCTCATCTCGGTCGCCCCGCGGAGCACCTGGATGGACACCCCTTTCACGCCCCGCGGCGGAAAACCGGTCGAGGTTAATGCCCTCTGGGTGTCTGCCCTCAGGTTCGCCGAGTCCCTCGGCATCGACGGCCCGGTGACGGCCCGCGAGGCCGGAGAGGCCTTCGGCAGTTTCTGGAACGGGGAGAGGGGCTGCTTCTTCGACCTCATCGACCCGCCCGACCCCGCGGTCAGGCCGAACCAGGTCGTCGCCCTCGCCCTCGGCATCCCGCCGGCCGACCGGGCGACGAGGGCACTCGCAGTGGTCAGGTCCGAACTGCTGACGCCCTTCGGCCTGCGCACCCTCTCGCCCCGCGAGGCCGGGTATGCGGGCAGGTTCACCGGAGACGCCGCGTACCACAACGGGACTGTCTGGCCCTGGCTCCTCGGATTCTTCATCGACGCCCTCAGGGCCTACGAACCCGGCGTCGACCCCGGCCCTCTCATCCTCCCCCTCCGCGCCCACCTCGCCGACGCCGGCCTCGGCACGGTCTCCGAATGCTTCGACGGCGACCCGCCGCACCGGCCAGGCGGCTGCATCGCGCAGGCGTGGAGCGTTGCCGAGGTGCTGCGGGGGAGTGCGCCATGA
- a CDS encoding phosphotransferase family protein: MTREQHVDTLSPGDPFRDWLVSVLDGRIRHADAPAEVYLIRPASHTVCRYAFRGEGVSVVSKFFAEPTGTNHRFDPEKAMETEYRMLKKARRRIAVPEPIAVRADYHCALVTGYVRGRPLLDFLRDDPSLFGRLTDVAGLLRRLHGRGVSAYDLEREFATFQGVLGQVDLSSGERDRFTRRLDRWQAAGTLERRRGCMIHRDATPSNYLFGEDGVVAVDFESAWTGAHPAHDPGILCAEIRYAFRRRYGDAGRAEPYLGHFLWHYAGSDDAFRYVTGCVPFFMALGYLRMARLSIGNHEKEWLKKEAFACLRHR; the protein is encoded by the coding sequence ATGACGCGTGAACAGCATGTCGACACCCTCTCCCCCGGCGACCCCTTCCGTGACTGGCTGGTCTCCGTCCTCGATGGGCGGATCAGGCACGCCGACGCCCCGGCCGAGGTCTACCTGATCAGGCCGGCGTCGCACACCGTCTGCCGGTACGCCTTTCGCGGCGAGGGGGTCAGCGTCGTCAGCAAGTTCTTTGCCGAACCGACCGGGACAAACCACCGCTTCGACCCGGAGAAGGCGATGGAAACCGAATACAGGATGCTGAAGAAAGCGCGGCGGAGGATCGCGGTCCCCGAACCGATCGCCGTCCGTGCCGACTATCACTGCGCCCTCGTCACCGGATACGTGAGAGGACGGCCGCTCCTCGACTTCCTCAGGGACGACCCCTCCCTCTTCGGCCGCCTGACAGACGTCGCCGGCCTCCTGCGTCGTCTCCACGGCAGGGGTGTGTCGGCGTACGACCTGGAGAGAGAGTTTGCCACCTTTCAGGGCGTCCTCGGCCAGGTTGATCTTTCGTCCGGGGAGAGGGATCGTTTCACCCGCCGCCTCGACAGGTGGCAGGCAGCGGGCACCCTGGAACGCCGCCGCGGCTGCATGATCCACCGCGACGCCACGCCGTCAAACTATCTCTTCGGGGAGGACGGGGTCGTAGCGGTCGATTTCGAGAGCGCCTGGACCGGTGCCCACCCGGCGCACGACCCCGGCATCCTCTGCGCCGAGATCAGGTACGCCTTCAGGCGGCGGTACGGCGACGCCGGGAGGGCCGAACCCTATCTCGGCCACTTTCTCTGGCACTATGCGGGTTCGGACGATGCGTTCAGGTACGTTACCGGGTGCGTCCCCTTCTTCATGGCCCTCGGCTATCTCCGTATGGCGCGCCTTTCGATCGGAAACCATGAAAAGGAATGGCTGAAAAAGGAGGCGTTTGCATGTCTCAGGCACCGGTAG
- a CDS encoding HAD family hydrolase, whose protein sequence is MSQAPVDFTRVRAVLFDCYDTLLDISTDERGLCGYQTLSTWAAYQGVRIAPEDLRDEYRQRIAGMMAQSTEAHPEVRVEEIFAGICRDYAAWPLDETILGVLFARSFRASTVRRLGAFPRSRRLLSALYGYPLGIVSNGQRVFSEVELRMFGLSPFFRTVVFSSDVGCKKPDNRIFQVALRRIGVEPEEALFIGDSMTNDIIPARRLGMQAIPIREAWPLFSV, encoded by the coding sequence ATGTCTCAGGCACCGGTAGATTTCACGCGGGTCCGCGCCGTACTCTTCGACTGTTATGACACCCTGCTCGATATCAGCACGGACGAGAGGGGCCTCTGCGGTTACCAGACCCTCAGCACGTGGGCGGCCTACCAGGGGGTGCGGATCGCCCCCGAAGACCTGAGGGACGAATACCGGCAGCGGATCGCCGGGATGATGGCACAGAGCACGGAGGCCCATCCCGAGGTGAGGGTCGAGGAGATCTTTGCCGGGATCTGCCGGGACTACGCCGCCTGGCCGCTGGACGAGACCATCCTCGGGGTTCTCTTCGCCCGGTCCTTCCGGGCCTCGACGGTCAGGAGGCTGGGTGCCTTCCCGCGGAGCCGGAGACTCCTCTCCGCCCTGTATGGCTATCCCCTGGGTATCGTCTCCAACGGGCAACGGGTCTTTTCCGAGGTCGAACTCCGGATGTTCGGCCTCTCCCCCTTCTTCAGGACCGTCGTCTTCTCCTCCGATGTCGGATGCAAGAAACCCGACAACCGGATCTTTCAGGTCGCCCTCAGGCGTATCGGCGTCGAACCCGAGGAGGCCCTCTTCATCGGCGACTCGATGACGAACGATATCATCCCGGCGCGGCGCCTCGGCATGCAGGCAATCCCTATCAGGGAGGCCTGGCCGCTCTTCTCGGTCTAA
- a CDS encoding DUF1614 domain-containing protein translates to MAAVPASVFVPFLSTETLILLVVLMVPVLLLYLFIVVSEEAFELAGMKASRALVMTVGALIGSLIDIPFAVTNGVVLAVNVGGCIIPLLLSAEVIARQRVRAGPAALAVIFVALVSYYFATPVQGEGILMPFYIAPLAGAFAGILLTGADITSPGTAYVGGAVGTLLGADIFLLATPGTIETISGGEPTVLSIGGAGVFDGIFLTGILAVFLAALVARRIRRVNSGL, encoded by the coding sequence ATGGCCGCAGTTCCTGCAAGTGTCTTTGTCCCCTTTCTCTCGACAGAGACCCTCATCCTCCTTGTTGTCCTGATGGTCCCGGTCCTCCTGCTGTACCTGTTCATCGTCGTCAGCGAGGAGGCGTTCGAACTCGCGGGGATGAAGGCGTCGCGGGCCCTGGTCATGACGGTCGGGGCGCTGATCGGGAGCCTGATCGACATCCCCTTCGCGGTCACCAACGGCGTGGTCCTTGCCGTGAATGTCGGCGGGTGCATCATCCCCCTCCTCCTCTCGGCCGAGGTGATCGCACGGCAGAGGGTGCGGGCCGGGCCGGCGGCCCTCGCCGTGATCTTCGTCGCCCTTGTCTCCTATTATTTTGCGACGCCGGTGCAGGGGGAAGGGATCCTGATGCCCTTTTATATCGCTCCTCTTGCCGGGGCCTTTGCCGGCATCCTCCTCACCGGGGCGGACATCACCTCGCCGGGCACGGCGTATGTGGGCGGTGCGGTGGGCACCCTCCTCGGCGCCGACATTTTCCTCCTTGCGACGCCGGGGACGATCGAGACGATCTCGGGCGGCGAACCGACCGTCCTCTCCATCGGCGGGGCCGGGGTCTTCGACGGTATCTTCCTCACCGGCATCCTCGCGGTCTTCCTTGCGGCCCTGGTCGCCCGGCGGATCAGGCGGGTGAACTCGGGGCTGTAG
- a CDS encoding ATP-binding cassette domain-containing protein, with protein MPAIRVEGLTKVFGSLVAVDHISFEVADGEIFGLLGPNGAGKTTTISMLTTLLTPTEGTAEVAGADIVRERDRVREQIGVVFQEPALDTNLTGRENLDFHARMYGIGRAEREERIRAVLDLVELSDRADALVAEYSGGMKRRLEIARGLIQHPRILFLDEPTLGLDAQTRRHIWEYIRALNHDRGVTVILTTHYMEEADHLCDRVAIIDRGRIAVLDTPERLKESLGGDAIALSIEGDAEPLLRSLAGLPWVSQTGVTGGAITLTVEQGERHIPALIAAAEAAGVVVTAVNLRKPSLEDVFIQVTGRSIREGA; from the coding sequence ATGCCTGCTATCAGGGTCGAAGGGCTGACAAAAGTCTTCGGCAGCCTCGTCGCCGTGGACCATATCTCATTTGAGGTGGCTGACGGGGAGATATTCGGGCTCCTCGGGCCGAACGGTGCGGGGAAGACCACGACGATCAGCATGCTCACCACCCTCCTCACCCCGACAGAGGGCACTGCGGAGGTCGCGGGCGCCGACATCGTCAGGGAGAGGGACCGGGTCAGGGAGCAGATCGGCGTCGTCTTCCAGGAACCGGCGCTGGACACGAACCTCACCGGCCGGGAGAACCTCGACTTCCATGCCCGGATGTACGGGATCGGCCGCGCCGAGAGGGAGGAGCGGATCCGGGCGGTCCTCGACCTGGTGGAACTCTCCGACCGGGCCGACGCACTCGTCGCCGAATACTCGGGCGGGATGAAACGCCGCCTGGAGATCGCCCGCGGCCTCATCCAGCACCCCCGCATCCTCTTCCTGGACGAACCGACCCTCGGTCTCGACGCCCAGACACGGCGGCACATCTGGGAGTATATCAGGGCCCTCAACCATGACCGGGGCGTGACCGTGATCCTGACGACCCATTACATGGAGGAGGCCGACCACCTCTGCGACAGGGTGGCGATCATCGACCGCGGCCGCATCGCTGTCCTCGATACGCCGGAGAGACTGAAGGAATCACTCGGCGGCGATGCGATCGCCCTCTCGATCGAAGGGGACGCCGAACCTCTCCTGAGATCCCTTGCCGGCCTTCCCTGGGTCAGCCAGACAGGAGTGACGGGCGGCGCCATCACCCTCACTGTCGAGCAGGGCGAGCGGCATATCCCTGCCCTCATCGCCGCCGCCGAGGCGGCCGGGGTCGTGGTCACCGCGGTGAACCTGAGAAAACCGAGTCTGGAGGACGTCTTCATCCAGGTGACAGGGCGGTCGATCCGGGAGGGTGCATGA
- a CDS encoding ABC transporter permease, which translates to MRDLTAIAVLWHREMIRFFRAKSRVVGTLGMPIFFLAFLGFGFRTSSVPGIPPGIDYVTYLVPGILGMTILFSSTFAGISVLWDREFGFLKEIMVAPVSRTAIVLGRIAGGATTSLIQGVLILLLAVPMGFPFPGVLPFLAAVAFMLLIAAAFISLGLIFASNMKDIHGFSLIMNFVVFPIFFLSGALFPIENLPAWLLPLAYADPLTYGVDGLRGVLTGVSSFSPLFDAAALFAFVLVLLALGAWFFERTESA; encoded by the coding sequence ATGAGAGACCTCACAGCGATCGCCGTCCTCTGGCACAGGGAGATGATCCGCTTCTTCAGGGCGAAGTCGCGGGTCGTCGGGACTCTCGGCATGCCCATCTTCTTCCTTGCCTTCCTCGGGTTCGGATTCCGGACAAGCAGCGTCCCCGGCATACCGCCGGGCATCGACTACGTCACCTATCTCGTGCCCGGCATCCTTGGCATGACGATCCTCTTCTCCTCGACTTTTGCCGGGATCTCGGTCCTCTGGGACAGGGAGTTCGGGTTCCTCAAGGAGATCATGGTGGCGCCTGTCAGCAGGACGGCTATCGTTCTGGGGCGGATCGCGGGCGGGGCGACGACCTCCCTCATTCAGGGTGTGCTCATCCTCCTCCTTGCAGTCCCGATGGGTTTTCCCTTTCCCGGCGTCCTCCCCTTCCTTGCGGCGGTCGCCTTCATGCTCCTCATCGCCGCCGCCTTCATCTCCCTCGGCCTGATCTTCGCCTCGAACATGAAGGACATCCACGGCTTCTCCCTCATCATGAACTTCGTCGTCTTCCCGATCTTCTTCCTCTCGGGCGCCCTCTTCCCTATCGAAAACCTCCCTGCCTGGCTTCTGCCCCTCGCCTATGCCGACCCCCTCACCTACGGGGTGGACGGTCTGCGGGGCGTGCTGACCGGCGTCTCGTCTTTTTCACCTCTCTTTGACGCCGCCGCCCTTTTTGCCTTTGTTCTGGTCCTCCTCGCCCTCGGCGCCTGGTTCTTCGAAAGGACAGAGTCTGCCTGA
- a CDS encoding rhodanese-like domain-containing protein has product MAKMMLAAVCCALLLVALVAGLAGSGRLVMGDLPLVALAGEGSGVKNVNVEEARALIADHEGDPAFVVLDVRTPGEVAAGYIEGAVTINYRNDSFPREISALDRGKTYLVYCRLGNRSARTAEMMAKDGFADVYTMEGGITAWREAGYPVV; this is encoded by the coding sequence ATGGCGAAGATGATGCTGGCCGCCGTCTGCTGCGCCCTTCTCCTCGTGGCGCTGGTCGCTGGACTCGCAGGCAGCGGGAGACTGGTGATGGGGGACCTCCCTCTGGTGGCCCTCGCCGGCGAGGGATCTGGGGTGAAGAATGTGAATGTGGAGGAGGCCCGCGCCCTGATCGCCGATCATGAAGGCGACCCCGCCTTTGTCGTCCTCGACGTCAGGACGCCCGGTGAAGTTGCGGCCGGGTATATCGAGGGTGCGGTGACGATCAACTATCGCAACGACTCGTTTCCCCGCGAGATATCGGCCCTCGACCGCGGGAAGACCTATCTTGTCTACTGCCGTCTCGGCAACAGGAGCGCCCGGACCGCGGAGATGATGGCGAAGGACGGTTTCGCGGATGTCTACACCATGGAGGGCGGGATCACGGCGTGGAGAGAGGCGGGCTATCCGGTGGTATGA
- a CDS encoding YbgA family protein, with protein MGYAQEEAAKEKAEAAEAYECEERPCHARAGAGREIRMAVHPAAAFEGLRQDLSWGRQGMTISLLWIHRFVVPHECMQYSMPSERNLYVGWRALHGSERDVRAFARPRVVVSRCLGFDHCRWNGDMITSEVVQMITPRVDFLPVCAEVEIGLGVPRKPVRFVEGENGIRLVQHETGLDVTGRMERFAASFAGTLREIDGFLLKSRSPSCGIRDVKVYRAGGTGDTVGKTAGAFAAAMAARFPNLPAEDEGRLRNRRIREHFLTRLFTFAAFREVRAGGDLRELAAFHTRNKLLLMAYSQKEMRELGRIAANPDKKTFPGVAGEYGDHLNAALSRAPRYTAHINVLLHALGRFKAGISPAEKTFFLDTLEQYRQDRVTICPNLMILRGWIVRFGDDYLREQTFFSPFPAELMGVSQDLSHSQRDYWVK; from the coding sequence TTGGGATATGCTCAGGAAGAAGCCGCCAAGGAGAAAGCGGAAGCGGCCGAGGCGTACGAGTGCGAGGAGCGTCCCTGCCATGCACGAGCAGGTGCCGGGAGGGAGATAAGGATGGCGGTCCATCCCGCGGCGGCGTTCGAGGGGCTCAGGCAGGATCTATCTTGGGGAAGGCAGGGGATGACTATCTCCCTCCTCTGGATTCACCGGTTCGTGGTTCCTCACGAGTGCATGCAATACAGCATGCCGTCGGAGAGAAACCTCTATGTGGGGTGGCGTGCTCTTCATGGATCGGAGAGAGACGTGAGAGCTTTTGCACGGCCGCGGGTGGTTGTCAGCAGGTGCCTTGGCTTCGACCACTGCCGCTGGAACGGGGACATGATCACGAGCGAGGTCGTCCAGATGATCACGCCCCGTGTGGACTTTCTCCCGGTCTGCGCGGAGGTCGAGATCGGGCTTGGCGTGCCGAGAAAGCCGGTGCGGTTTGTCGAGGGGGAGAACGGCATCCGCCTTGTCCAGCACGAGACAGGGCTCGATGTCACCGGCAGGATGGAGAGGTTCGCCGCGTCTTTTGCCGGCACCCTCCGCGAGATCGACGGTTTTCTCCTCAAGTCCCGCTCCCCCTCCTGCGGGATCAGGGACGTGAAGGTCTACCGGGCAGGCGGGACAGGGGACACGGTGGGGAAGACGGCAGGGGCCTTTGCCGCTGCCATGGCCGCCCGCTTCCCCAACCTTCCTGCCGAGGACGAAGGAAGGTTGCGGAACAGGCGGATCAGGGAGCACTTCCTCACGCGCCTCTTCACCTTCGCCGCATTCAGGGAAGTGCGGGCAGGCGGCGACCTGCGGGAACTTGCCGCGTTCCACACCCGGAACAAACTTCTCCTGATGGCATACAGCCAGAAAGAAATGCGAGAGCTGGGGAGGATCGCCGCAAACCCCGACAAAAAAACATTTCCCGGGGTCGCGGGGGAGTACGGCGACCACCTGAACGCGGCCCTGTCGCGAGCGCCCCGTTACACCGCACACATCAACGTCCTCCTCCATGCCCTGGGCCGCTTCAAGGCCGGGATCTCCCCTGCGGAGAAGACCTTCTTCCTCGACACCCTGGAGCAGTACCGCCAGGATCGGGTCACCATCTGCCCGAACCTGATGATCCTCAGGGGCTGGATCGTGCGGTTCGGAGACGACTACCTGCGGGAGCAGACCTTCTTCTCCCCCTTTCCCGCCGAACTGATGGGGGTATCACAGGACCTCTCCCACAGTCAGAGGGACTACTGGGTAAAATGA
- a CDS encoding VOC family protein encodes MPSVTWFEIPADDTGRAKAFYRDLFGWETTPFPVPFKDDFWMVSTGGGIGGDLFGREYAGQQMMLYIDVPSIEECLERVTALGGLVVAGKTPVPGMGYLAVCEDTEKNRFGLWENAP; translated from the coding sequence ATGCCATCGGTGACATGGTTCGAGATCCCTGCCGACGACACGGGCAGGGCAAAAGCATTTTATCGCGACCTCTTCGGCTGGGAGACCACGCCTTTCCCTGTTCCCTTCAAGGACGATTTCTGGATGGTCTCGACAGGCGGGGGGATCGGGGGCGACCTCTTCGGCCGCGAGTACGCGGGACAGCAGATGATGCTCTACATCGATGTCCCTTCCATCGAGGAATGCCTTGAACGGGTGACGGCGCTTGGTGGCCTGGTAGTCGCCGGGAAGACGCCGGTGCCGGGGATGGGGTACCTCGCGGTCTGCGAGGACACGGAGAAGAACCGCTTCGGCCTCTGGGAGAACGCACCGTGA
- a CDS encoding DUF2179 domain-containing protein: MFEIDPWIFSTVLLPVLIFFARIADVTLGTMRIIFVARGMKIVAPVLGFFEILIWLTAIGQIFSNITNYVNYIAYAAGFAAGNYIGILVEEKIAMGLAVIRIITQRDATALIGTLRSAGYGVTVMEAQGKAGPGKVIFTVVRRRNIPDVIAKVSAYSPKAFYSVEDVRYAAEGTFPQVRDRKAELRLFKYFRKGK; the protein is encoded by the coding sequence GTGTTCGAGATTGACCCCTGGATTTTTTCCACCGTTCTGCTGCCCGTCCTCATCTTCTTTGCGAGGATCGCCGACGTCACCCTCGGGACGATGCGGATCATCTTCGTCGCCCGCGGCATGAAGATCGTCGCCCCGGTCCTCGGCTTCTTCGAGATCCTCATCTGGCTCACGGCCATCGGGCAGATCTTCTCAAACATCACCAACTATGTCAACTACATCGCCTATGCCGCGGGTTTTGCTGCGGGCAACTACATCGGGATTCTTGTAGAGGAGAAGATCGCGATGGGGCTTGCGGTCATCAGGATCATCACCCAGAGGGATGCCACCGCCCTCATCGGCACCCTGCGGTCCGCGGGGTACGGGGTGACCGTGATGGAGGCGCAGGGGAAAGCCGGGCCGGGGAAGGTCATCTTCACCGTAGTGCGGCGGCGGAACATCCCGGACGTGATCGCAAAGGTGAGTGCGTATTCGCCGAAGGCCTTCTACTCGGTCGAAGACGTGCGGTACGCGGCGGAGGGGACTTTCCCGCAGGTGCGGGACAGGAAGGCCGAACTCAGGCTCTTCAAGTACTTCCGCAAAGGGAAGTGA
- a CDS encoding M20 metallopeptidase family protein — protein MSTRSGTTCRERILALTDREAPDLLGLYRAFHASPELSGTEEETAGRLAGALEEAGCTVTRGIGGHGLVGTLENGDGPVVMLRADMDALPIREETGLPYASLRPGVMHACGHDLHMTSLVGAARVLAASRECWQGTVLFVGQPAEEIVAGAKRMIADGLFERFPKPDCAVAVHAGPDIGVGHVGTRAGILSAGGESVDLLVRGVGGHAAHPDRTRDPIVLTAETVLALQTIRSREIDPNDFFVLSIGAVHGGIKHNAIPDEVALKVNLRYHRRRVRDQGLAAVRRIAAGTALAAGVPTERMPVVTVIDESVPPLITDAALTEKCSAGIEECLGTGAVIEIPPLSGSEDFAVFGEVGIPLAYYRIGTKSDESGDAYLHSSHFAPDPAPAIRTGTVVLAASVIACARHP, from the coding sequence GTGTCTACACGATCCGGAACCACATGCAGGGAGCGCATCCTCGCCCTGACAGACAGGGAGGCCCCCGACCTCCTCGGCCTGTACAGGGCATTCCACGCCTCCCCCGAACTCTCCGGAACGGAGGAGGAGACGGCCGGGAGGCTTGCCGGTGCGCTGGAAGAGGCGGGGTGCACCGTCACCCGCGGCATCGGAGGCCACGGCCTCGTCGGCACCCTTGAAAACGGCGACGGGCCGGTGGTGATGCTCAGGGCAGACATGGACGCCCTGCCCATCCGCGAGGAGACCGGCCTCCCGTACGCAAGCCTGCGGCCGGGCGTCATGCATGCCTGCGGCCACGACCTGCACATGACATCTCTCGTCGGGGCGGCCCGCGTCCTTGCGGCCTCGCGGGAGTGCTGGCAGGGCACCGTCCTCTTCGTCGGCCAGCCCGCCGAGGAGATCGTCGCCGGGGCGAAAAGAATGATCGCCGACGGCCTTTTCGAGAGGTTCCCGAAACCCGACTGTGCGGTCGCCGTCCATGCAGGCCCTGACATCGGTGTCGGTCATGTCGGGACGCGGGCAGGCATCCTCTCGGCCGGCGGGGAGTCGGTAGACCTCCTTGTCCGGGGCGTCGGGGGCCATGCCGCCCATCCCGACCGGACCCGCGACCCTATCGTCCTCACGGCGGAGACGGTCCTCGCCCTCCAGACCATACGGAGCCGCGAGATCGACCCGAACGACTTCTTCGTCCTCTCTATCGGTGCTGTCCACGGAGGGATAAAGCACAACGCGATCCCTGACGAGGTGGCCTTGAAGGTGAACCTCAGGTACCACCGCCGTCGGGTGCGCGACCAGGGCCTGGCCGCGGTCAGGAGGATCGCGGCGGGGACGGCGCTGGCCGCCGGCGTGCCGACGGAGAGGATGCCGGTTGTCACGGTGATCGACGAGTCGGTCCCTCCCCTCATCACCGACGCCGCCCTCACTGAAAAGTGCAGTGCCGGTATAGAGGAGTGCCTCGGCACCGGTGCTGTCATCGAGATCCCGCCCCTCTCGGGGAGCGAGGACTTCGCCGTCTTCGGGGAGGTCGGCATTCCCCTCGCCTACTACAGGATAGGGACGAAGAGCGATGAGAGCGGGGACGCGTACCTCCATTCCTCGCACTTCGCCCCTGACCCTGCGCCCGCAATACGGACCGGGACCGTCGTCCTTGCCGCGTCGGTCATCGCCTGTGCACGGCACCCCTGA